GCAGGCGGGGAAGGGCTTGACGGCCACGCTGAGGGTTTCCCACGTGCGACCGAGCTCGCGCGTGGTGGCAGCGAGATCGACCGGTCGGTCACCGAGGTGCGATGCATAGAGCCCGAACCGCCCCTCGTAGACGAGCTCGGGTGCCACGAGGCCGTGCCGCGCGAGGCTTTCCGCCGTGATCCCGGCGACGCCTGCCCACCCGGGATGCACGCGTTTGGTCCAGGCGCCCGAGTCGAGGAACTCGAGCGATCCCGACGCGAAGCTGCCGACGACTCCCTGCGCTGCGGTCGTGACGTCGACATCGTCGCGGCGCAGCTTCGCCGCGATCAGGGCGCTTCCGAAGGCCCCGAGAAGGCCGGTGGGATGAAACCCGACCGCGTGGAATCCCCCCTGAGCCGCGATGCCGAGGCGTGCCGTCGCTTCAAGCCCGACGATGTAGGCCGTGAGCAGGTCGCGTCCGGAGACGCCGAGCGCCTCGCCGACTCCGAGGACCGTCGGCACGGCACTCGCCGAGGCGTGGACGACCCCTTCCGGGTGCGTGTCGTCGTAGTCCAGACCGTGAACGAGGACGCCATTGAGGAGCACGGCGTCGCGGAGGGGAAGCGACTCCTCGCCACCGATGACGGTGCTCGAGCCACGCCCCTCGCCGAGTTCCGCGGCCGACGCTCCCGCAACCCGTGCGAAGTCGTGCGTCGTGGAGGCGAGCGCGATCCCGATCGCATCGAGGAGGAAGAGCTTCGCCCGCGCGACGACGTCGGCCGGGATCGCGTCGATCTCCGTCGCGACACTGAAGCGCGCCAGGGTTCGGGCAAGGGACTCTCCGGCATCGACCACGACGTCGCTCCTTAATGTCTGATGTTTACACGAGGCTAGACGGAGCAGGCGACGAGAAGCAATCCCCGATCATGCGAAACGCGCATTGAGCGTGAGGATCTCGTCGAGACCGATGGCATCGGTGAACTCGGCGAACTGCATCCCGGACGAGACGGGCGGGACACTCGCGTACGCCTCCTGAAGCGCCTTCGTCGCCGACAGCAGGCCGCTGATCGGGTAGATGGAGAGGGCGAAGCCGATGTCACGCAAGGTCGCGACGGACGGCGTCGGCGACTTCCCGCCTTCGACCCAGTTGAAGAGCAGATCGACGCCGTCGAGGTCGGCGCGTGCCTGCCTCATCTGCTCTTCGGAGCGGAGCGCCTCGACGAAGATGACGTCGGCTCCCGCGTCACGGTACTGGCGGGAACGCCGGATCGCCTCGTCATAACCCACGGGCGCCAGGGCGTCGGTGCGCGCGATGATGACGGTATCCGGATTCTCCCGCGCGGCGACGGCGGCTTCGATCTTGCGGGCCATCTCGTCACTCGGAATGACGGACTTGTCAGCCATGTGCCCGCACTTCTTCGGCCACGTCTGGTCTTCGAGCTGGATGCCCGCGACACCGGCCTGCTCATAGGTCTGAACGGTGCGGATGACATTGATGGGGTTGCCGTACCCCGTATCGGCGTCAGCGATGAGCGGGACATCGACAGCGCTCGCGATCGCCGCCGCCTGCGCCGCCATCTCCGTCATCGTGAGGAGGCCGACATCGGGCCGGCCCAGACGCGCCGCGGCCACTCCGAAGCCCGTCATGTAGACGACCTCCGCGCCACCCGCTTCGGCGAGTCGGGCGCTCAGCGCGTCATACACCCCGGGGGCGCACGCAAGCTCAGGACCGGCGATGAGTTCGCGAAGACGCGCCGCGCCTGTGCTGCGACGGCGGAGTAGATCGGCCATGAAGTTCCCCTCGATTGCGTTTTGCATGCAGTTTTCCGACAGTATGCCCTACACGGCCCATCCACGACGATGTTGTTCAGGTTTCGCATGCACGTTCCCTCTGCTCGGCAGCAAGCGCACGGTCCCCGTACTATCGCTGTGACGAGGCGAAGGGACGATGTCATCACATGGCAGAGCATCGGGAGGAAGGCGCGGAGGGCGGCACGACGACGCTTCGTGTGCGAGACCAGCTGCGCACGGCGATCCTCGACGGCCGTATCGGCCCTGGAACTCGACTTCGGGCGGCGGCCGTCGCCGAGATGTTCGACGTCTCCCGCACCCCCGCTCGTGAGGCGATCGTCCTCCTGGGAAAGGAAGGGATCGTCGACGTCATCCCCCGCCGCGGGGCTGTCGTCCGACCGTTCGCGTTCGACGACGTCCACGATCTCTATGAGGTCCGCTCGCTGCTCGAACCGCACGCCGCCGCGCGCGCCGCGACGCGCGTCGACGAAGACACCATCGCCCGACTGTTCGCCATCTGCGACGAGCAGGACTCCATCACGGGATCGGACGACGCCGACATCGCCCGGCATGTCGCTCTCAACGCCGAGTTCCACGGGCTCATCGCGCGCGCGGCCGGTTCGGACAGCATCGGCGCGTCCCTCGCAGCGGTAGAAGGCGTGCCACTCGCTTTCCGCCGGCGCTTCTGGAACGACGCCGACTTCCGCCGCCAGTCGCTGTTCTGCCATCGCGAGCTCGCCGCGGCGCTCCGCGGCGGCGAAGTCGAGATGGCCCGAGCGGTCATGGACATGCACATTCAAGGCGCGCTCGTCTTTCTTCGCACTCTTCGCGACTGATTTTGGATGCAAACTCGACCTTGATTGCCTGATTGCCTCGCCTAAGTCGCTCTTCTGCATGTAGAGTGACCGTCACGTGCACAGCTGCACGAGATCGACGAGCCTCCAGGAGCACCCGTGCCCGACACCGCGAATGCCCACCGTGATCGCCCGCGCACTCTTGCGGAGAAGGTGTGGGACGACCATCTCGTTGTGAAGGGCGAGGAGGGTCAGCCGGATCTGATCTACATCGATCTGCATTTGTTGCATGAGGTGACGAGTCCGCAGGCGTTCGATGGGTTGCGGGCGGAGGGTCGCCCGGTGCGGCGGCTGGATCTGACGATCGCGACGGAGGATCACAACACTCCGACGCTCGACATCGATAAGCCGATCGCGGATCTGACGAGCCGGACGCAGATCGAGACCCTCCGTCGGAACGCGGCGGAGTTCGGCGTGCGCCTGCATTCGTTGGGCGACAAGGAGCAGGGAATCGTTCATGTTGTCGGCCCGCAGCTCGGGCTGACGATGCCGGGTGTCACGGTCGTGTGCGGCGATTCGCACACGTCGACGCATGGGGCCTTCGGAGCGATGGCGTTCGGGATCGGAACGAGCGAGGTCGAGCATGTCCTCGCGACCCAGACGCTGCCGCTCAAGCCGTTCAAGACGATGGCGATCACCGTCGAGGGGGACCTGAAGCCCGGCGTGACGGCGAAGGATGTGGTTCTGGCGATCATCGCGAAGATCGGTGCGAACGGCGGTCAGGGGTATGTGCTGGAGTTCCGGGGCAGCGCGATCCGGTCCCTGTCGATGGAGGGGCGCATGACGATGTGCAACATGTCGATCGAGGCCGGTGCGCGGGCGGGGATGATCGCCCCGGACGAGACGACGTTCGCGTACGTGAAGGACAAGCCCCACGCCCCGCAGGGTGCCGATTGGGATGCGGCCGTCGCGTACTGGCGGACCCTCCCGTCGGATGAGGGTGCCGTGTATGACGCGGAGGTGTTCCTCGACGCGAACGAGCTCGAGCCCTTCGTGACGTGGGGCACCAACCCCGGTCAGGGTGTGTCGCTGTCGGGTGTCATCCCGCAGCCGGGATCGTTCGCCGACCCGAACGAGCGCGCCGCAGCCGAGCGGGCGTTGGAGTACATGGACCTGACCCCCGGCACTCGACTCAAGGACGTCCCGGTGGATGCGGTGTTCATGGGGTCGTGCACGAACAGTCGCATCGAGGACCTCCGTGCGTTCGCGTCGATCATCGACGGGCACAAGAAGGCCGACGGGGTGCGCGTCATGGTCGTCCCGGGGTCCGCGAGGGTGCGGCTGGAGGCCGAAGCCGAGGGCCTGGACAAGATCATCACCGCGTTCGGCGCGGAGTGGCGGTTCGCGGGCTGCTCGATGTGTCTCGGGATGAACCCCGACCAACTCGCTCCCGGCGAACGCTGCGCCTCCACCAGTAACCGCAACTTCGAAGGCCGTCAGGGCAAAGGCGGCCGCACCCACCTCGTCTCCCCCCTCGTCGCCGCCGCCACCGCCATCCTCGGACGGCTCGCCAGCCCCGCCGACGTCCTCACTTCCCCGGAAAGAGTCCGCTGATGGAACCCGTCTCCGCAATCACCGGTGTCGCTGTCCCCTTCGCGTACGCGAATGTCGACACCGACCAGATCATCCCGGCCGAGTTCCTCAAGCGTGTGACGAAGACGGGCTTCGACGACGCCCTCTTCTTCCGCTGGCGACAGGATCCCGACTTCATCCTCAACCGACCCGCCTACCAGGGCGCCAAGATCCTCGTCGCAGGACCGAACTTCGGCACGGGCTCCAGCCGCGAGCACGCCGTCTGGGCCCTCCGCGACTTCGGGATCCGCGCGGTGCTGTCGCCACGCTTCGGCGACATCTTCCGCGGGAACTCGGGCAAGCAGGGTCTCTTGACGTGCGTGCTCGAGGAGCACGTCATCCACGAGATCCAGGCGGTGCTCGCCGCCGCGCCGGGTACGCAGCTGACAGTGGATCTCGTCGAGCGCACCGTCACGATGGGCGACTCCGTGCACCCCTTCGAGATCGACGACTACACACGCTGGCGGCTCCTGGAAGGACTCGATGACATCGGCCTGACGCTGAGGGATACCGAGGCCATCGCCGACTTCGAGGCGCGCCGACCGGCGTGGCTTCCCACAACGGTCTGATGCGGAGCCGACGACATGCCTGGCCTGGACACGCCGCTCACTCCGCTGAGGTTCCTCGAGCGTGCGATCGAGGTGCACCCTGAACGCACGGCCGTGATCGACGGCGACGTCCGCGTGACCTATGCGCAGCTCGGCGCCTACGTGCGACGGTTCGCCGACGCGCTCGCGCAGTCCGGGGTGGGTCCCGGCGACCGCGTCATGTACCTCGGCGTCAATTCCCTGCCCATGCTCGCCGCGCACTATGCCGTGCCGGTCATCGGCGGCGTGCTCGTCGCCGTCAACACACGGCTCGCCCCGGCGGAGATCGGCTACATCGTCGAGCACAGCGGCGCACGCCTCGTCATCGGCGACGCGGATCTCCTGTCGGCACTCGGCGAGGACGTTCTCGCGACGCTGCCTCGCACGATCTCGCGCGGTGGCGCTTCCTCAGTCGAGGGCGACGACCTCGACGACTTCGTTGCGACCGGTCGCGAGCTCCCCCTGACGTGGGAGGTCGATGACGAGACGCGCCCGATCTCGGTCAACTACACGTCGGGCACGACCGGTCGACCGAAGGGCGTCGTGTACACGCACCGCGGCGCGTACCTCAACGCCATGGGCGAAGTCCTCCACCAGGGGCTCACGCACGAACCCGACGGGGCGTGCTACCTGTGGACTCTGCCGATGTTCCACTGCAACGGATGGTGCACGACGTGGGCGCTGACCGCCGCCGCCGGCACCCACGTCTGCCTCCCCGCCGTCCGCGGGCCAGAGATGTGGCGGCTCATCGACGACGAGCGGGTCACACATCTCGCGGGCGCGCCGACGGTGCTGTCGGTTCTGGCGGCGGCCGAGGAGGCGCATGTCCTCGATCGACCCGTCACGGTGACGACAGCCGGCGCCCCACCGAGCCCCACGATCATCGCCCGCATGCACGCGCTCGGGATCCGCGTCATCCACGTCTACGGTCTCACCGAGACCTACGGCCCATACTCGGTGTGCGAGCTCAAGCCCGCGTGGACCGACGAGGGTCCCGAACGGGTCGCCGCCCTCATCGCCCGCCAAGGGGTCGGGATGCTGACGTCCGATCGGCTGCGCGTCGTGCGCACGGATGGCGACGCGGACGACCTCGTCGACGTCGAACCGGACGGCGTCGAGATGGGCGAGCTCGTCATGCGGGGCAACTCCGTCATGGCCGGGTACTACCGCAACGACGAAGCGACGGCGGCAGCGTTTCGCGGGGGCTGGTTCCATTCGGGAGACCTCGGCGTCGTGCACCCGGACGGCTACGTGCAACTCCTCGATCGGTCGAAGGACATCATCATCTCGGGCGGCGAGAACATCTCGACGATCGAGGTCGAGCAGGCGCTTCTGAGCCACCCGCACGTCGTCGACGCGGCCGTCGTCGGAATGGCCGACGAGACCTGGGGCGAGCGCCCGCGGGCATTCGTCGTGACCGCCGACGGCGCCGACGTGACGGGCGACGACCTCCACCAGCATGTGCGCGATCGCCTCGCGGCGTTCAAGGCGCCGCGCGTGTTCGACTTCGTCGATGCGCTGCCGAAGACCTCGACGGGCAAGACCCGCAAAGATCAGCTCCGCGCGTCTCCGCGCTGAGGACCACCATCCCCGGCACGCTCGTGTCGTTCCCTCGATGAAGAAGGATGCTCCGCGCATGGACACCCCCTACGCCGCCCCCGCAGACGACTACGCCTTCCTCTTCGCCGAGGCGTTCGGCGCCGACATCGTCGCGCGAGCCACCGAGGGGGAGCTGACGGCCGACGACGCCGTCGAGATCGTGCAGGCGGCGGGCGAATTCGCGGCATCCGTCCTCTCTCCTCTCGAGCGCCCGGGCGATCGCGAGGGGGCGCAGCTCGTCGACGGGACGGTCCGACTGCCCGACGGATTCTCGGCGGCCTACCGAGCCTTCGCCGAAGC
This genomic stretch from Microbacterium sp. SLBN-146 harbors:
- a CDS encoding AMP-binding protein; this translates as MPGLDTPLTPLRFLERAIEVHPERTAVIDGDVRVTYAQLGAYVRRFADALAQSGVGPGDRVMYLGVNSLPMLAAHYAVPVIGGVLVAVNTRLAPAEIGYIVEHSGARLVIGDADLLSALGEDVLATLPRTISRGGASSVEGDDLDDFVATGRELPLTWEVDDETRPISVNYTSGTTGRPKGVVYTHRGAYLNAMGEVLHQGLTHEPDGACYLWTLPMFHCNGWCTTWALTAAAGTHVCLPAVRGPEMWRLIDDERVTHLAGAPTVLSVLAAAEEAHVLDRPVTVTTAGAPPSPTIIARMHALGIRVIHVYGLTETYGPYSVCELKPAWTDEGPERVAALIARQGVGMLTSDRLRVVRTDGDADDLVDVEPDGVEMGELVMRGNSVMAGYYRNDEATAAAFRGGWFHSGDLGVVHPDGYVQLLDRSKDIIISGGENISTIEVEQALLSHPHVVDAAVVGMADETWGERPRAFVVTADGADVTGDDLHQHVRDRLAAFKAPRVFDFVDALPKTSTGKTRKDQLRASPR
- a CDS encoding oxaloacetate decarboxylase; protein product: MADLLRRRSTGAARLRELIAGPELACAPGVYDALSARLAEAGGAEVVYMTGFGVAAARLGRPDVGLLTMTEMAAQAAAIASAVDVPLIADADTGYGNPINVIRTVQTYEQAGVAGIQLEDQTWPKKCGHMADKSVIPSDEMARKIEAAVAARENPDTVIIARTDALAPVGYDEAIRRSRQYRDAGADVIFVEALRSEEQMRQARADLDGVDLLFNWVEGGKSPTPSVATLRDIGFALSIYPISGLLSATKALQEAYASVPPVSSGMQFAEFTDAIGLDEILTLNARFA
- a CDS encoding GntR family transcriptional regulator, with product MAEHREEGAEGGTTTLRVRDQLRTAILDGRIGPGTRLRAAAVAEMFDVSRTPAREAIVLLGKEGIVDVIPRRGAVVRPFAFDDVHDLYEVRSLLEPHAAARAATRVDEDTIARLFAICDEQDSITGSDDADIARHVALNAEFHGLIARAAGSDSIGASLAAVEGVPLAFRRRFWNDADFRRQSLFCHRELAAALRGGEVEMARAVMDMHIQGALVFLRTLRD
- the leuC gene encoding 3-isopropylmalate dehydratase large subunit, encoding MPDTANAHRDRPRTLAEKVWDDHLVVKGEEGQPDLIYIDLHLLHEVTSPQAFDGLRAEGRPVRRLDLTIATEDHNTPTLDIDKPIADLTSRTQIETLRRNAAEFGVRLHSLGDKEQGIVHVVGPQLGLTMPGVTVVCGDSHTSTHGAFGAMAFGIGTSEVEHVLATQTLPLKPFKTMAITVEGDLKPGVTAKDVVLAIIAKIGANGGQGYVLEFRGSAIRSLSMEGRMTMCNMSIEAGARAGMIAPDETTFAYVKDKPHAPQGADWDAAVAYWRTLPSDEGAVYDAEVFLDANELEPFVTWGTNPGQGVSLSGVIPQPGSFADPNERAAAERALEYMDLTPGTRLKDVPVDAVFMGSCTNSRIEDLRAFASIIDGHKKADGVRVMVVPGSARVRLEAEAEGLDKIITAFGAEWRFAGCSMCLGMNPDQLAPGERCASTSNRNFEGRQGKGGRTHLVSPLVAAATAILGRLASPADVLTSPERVR
- the leuD gene encoding 3-isopropylmalate dehydratase small subunit, producing the protein MEPVSAITGVAVPFAYANVDTDQIIPAEFLKRVTKTGFDDALFFRWRQDPDFILNRPAYQGAKILVAGPNFGTGSSREHAVWALRDFGIRAVLSPRFGDIFRGNSGKQGLLTCVLEEHVIHEIQAVLAAAPGTQLTVDLVERTVTMGDSVHPFEIDDYTRWRLLEGLDDIGLTLRDTEAIADFEARRPAWLPTTV
- a CDS encoding MmgE/PrpD family protein; translation: MVDAGESLARTLARFSVATEIDAIPADVVARAKLFLLDAIGIALASTTHDFARVAGASAAELGEGRGSSTVIGGEESLPLRDAVLLNGVLVHGLDYDDTHPEGVVHASASAVPTVLGVGEALGVSGRDLLTAYIVGLEATARLGIAAQGGFHAVGFHPTGLLGAFGSALIAAKLRRDDVDVTTAAQGVVGSFASGSLEFLDSGAWTKRVHPGWAGVAGITAESLARHGLVAPELVYEGRFGLYASHLGDRPVDLAATTRELGRTWETLSVAVKPFPACHFTHAFADAALALRADGLRAEDVESITCLIGEGQIETVCEPRAHKLAPRSSYDAQFSLPYVVAASLVHGEFGLSQLEDDALTDAATLALAARVTHEADPDSAFPRAFSGEIIVRRTDGSTVRHRESINRGAGDRPLPAADIEEKFRSNAAMAVRQEQAEAILTAVHALESFDDVGEFTALLSLT